In Piscinibacter sp. HJYY11, one genomic interval encodes:
- a CDS encoding efflux RND transporter permease subunit produces MKLSDVTIRRPVFATVLSLLLILIGAVSFTRLQVREYPRIDEPVVNVTTRLVGASSEVIESQVTKPLEDSIAGIDGVEIITSVSRSEQSQITVRFKLEKDPDDAAADVRDRVSRVRARLPDAVDEPVIAKVEADATPTIWLAFTSDTLSPLQVTDVINRIVKPRLQTVSGVADVQVNGDRKFSMRIWLDPDRLASYKLTVQDVEDALRKQNLEVPAGRIESQQREFSVTARTDLNTIEQFNAVALKTVNGYTVRLRDVARIEQAAASERSSVRLNGVPSISAGVIRQATANPLEVSAGVRDMMPKLQQDLPPGIKVQVANDNSVFIDRSVKSVYRTITEAVVLVALVVFLFLRHMRAAIIPLVTIPVSLIGTFAIMAVAGFTINTLTLLALVLAIGLVVDDAIVVLENIFRHIEDGMSPFQAALKGAKEIGFAVVAMTMTLAAVFAPLAFAPGRTGRLFTEFALTLAGAVIVSGFVALTLTPMMCSKLLRHEAKPNRFDIWMEAGLDRLTRGYGSALRWTLAHRWIVLVVMVASAAGSWYLFRTAKSELAPMEDRGVILATINAPDGSTLDYTARYLRAIEGIGRDYPEFDRVFVVAGNPTVSQGISFLRTVDWDERERSTLQLARELQPRFAGLPGVTAFPVTPPSLGQGFRERPINYVIVTNDSYENLSRVAQQMVAEMAKNPGFVQPDTDLRLNKPEIFLEVDRDRAADAGVSVDQVARTVETMLGGRAVTRYKRDADQYDVLVQTEIRGRTTPEDIDKLFVRGRGDAMVPLSSLVKVRESVSPRELNHFNQRRSVSITANLAPGYSLGEALQFMDDSARKVLQPGYSTELNGVSREFRSSSGALGLVFALALLFIFLVLSAQFESFIDPFVIMLSVPLSMVGALGALQLTGGTLNVYSQIGLITLVGLITKHGILIVEFSNQLRQQGRSTFDAVTEAASLRLRPILMTTGAMVLGAVPLAIATGAGAESRQQIGWVIVGGMSLGTLLTIFVVPTVYSLFARKSVPGAIETPAVDDEGGEKGSHPAHA; encoded by the coding sequence ATGAAGCTGTCTGACGTCACCATCCGCCGCCCGGTCTTTGCGACCGTGCTGTCCTTGCTGCTCATCCTGATCGGGGCGGTGTCGTTCACGCGGCTGCAGGTGCGCGAGTACCCGCGCATCGACGAGCCGGTCGTCAACGTGACCACGCGGCTCGTGGGCGCGTCGTCGGAAGTGATCGAGTCGCAGGTGACCAAGCCGCTCGAAGACTCCATCGCAGGGATCGACGGCGTGGAGATCATCACCTCGGTGTCGCGCTCCGAGCAGAGCCAGATCACGGTTCGCTTCAAGCTCGAGAAGGACCCTGACGATGCGGCGGCCGACGTGCGCGACCGGGTTTCGCGCGTGCGGGCACGCCTGCCCGATGCGGTCGACGAGCCCGTCATCGCCAAGGTGGAGGCCGATGCCACGCCCACCATCTGGCTCGCGTTCACGAGCGATACGCTCTCGCCGCTGCAGGTCACCGACGTCATCAACCGCATCGTCAAGCCGCGCCTGCAGACGGTGAGCGGCGTGGCCGACGTGCAGGTCAATGGCGACCGCAAGTTCTCGATGCGCATCTGGCTCGACCCCGACCGGCTCGCCTCGTACAAGCTCACCGTGCAGGACGTGGAAGACGCCCTGCGCAAGCAGAACCTCGAAGTGCCCGCGGGCCGCATCGAGAGCCAGCAGCGCGAGTTCAGCGTGACGGCTCGCACCGACCTCAACACCATCGAGCAGTTCAACGCCGTCGCGCTCAAGACCGTCAACGGCTACACCGTGCGCTTGCGCGATGTCGCGCGCATCGAGCAGGCCGCGGCCAGCGAGCGCAGCAGCGTGCGCCTGAACGGCGTGCCGTCGATCTCTGCCGGCGTGATCCGCCAGGCCACGGCCAACCCGCTGGAGGTGTCGGCCGGCGTGCGCGACATGATGCCCAAGCTGCAGCAGGACCTGCCGCCGGGCATCAAGGTCCAGGTGGCCAACGACAACTCGGTGTTCATCGACAGGTCGGTCAAGTCGGTGTACCGCACCATCACCGAAGCCGTGGTGCTGGTGGCGCTCGTGGTGTTTCTCTTCCTGCGGCACATGCGGGCGGCGATCATCCCGCTGGTCACCATTCCGGTGAGCCTGATCGGCACCTTCGCGATCATGGCGGTGGCTGGGTTCACCATCAACACGCTCACGCTGCTGGCGCTGGTGCTGGCGATCGGCCTGGTCGTCGACGACGCGATCGTGGTGCTGGAAAACATTTTCCGCCACATCGAGGACGGCATGTCGCCGTTCCAGGCGGCGCTGAAGGGCGCGAAGGAAATCGGCTTCGCGGTGGTCGCGATGACGATGACGCTGGCGGCGGTGTTTGCGCCGCTCGCGTTTGCTCCAGGGCGCACGGGGCGCCTGTTCACCGAGTTCGCGTTGACGCTCGCCGGCGCGGTGATCGTCTCGGGCTTCGTCGCGCTCACGCTCACGCCGATGATGTGCAGCAAGCTGCTGCGCCACGAGGCCAAGCCCAATCGTTTCGACATCTGGATGGAAGCCGGCCTCGACCGCCTGACCCGCGGCTACGGCAGCGCGCTGCGCTGGACCCTCGCACACCGCTGGATCGTGCTGGTGGTGATGGTGGCTTCGGCGGCCGGCAGCTGGTATCTCTTTCGCACGGCCAAGAGCGAGTTGGCCCCGATGGAAGACCGCGGGGTGATCCTCGCCACCATCAACGCGCCCGACGGCTCCACGCTCGACTACACCGCGCGATACCTGCGGGCCATCGAGGGCATCGGCCGCGACTACCCCGAGTTCGACCGTGTGTTCGTCGTGGCGGGCAACCCGACGGTGTCGCAAGGCATCTCGTTCCTGCGCACGGTCGACTGGGACGAACGCGAGCGCAGCACGCTGCAGCTCGCCCGTGAACTGCAGCCGCGCTTTGCCGGCCTGCCGGGCGTGACGGCCTTCCCGGTCACGCCGCCCAGCCTGGGCCAGGGCTTCCGCGAGCGACCGATCAACTACGTCATCGTCACCAACGATTCGTACGAAAACCTGTCCCGCGTGGCGCAGCAGATGGTGGCCGAGATGGCCAAGAACCCCGGCTTCGTGCAGCCCGACACCGACCTGCGGCTCAACAAGCCGGAGATCTTTCTCGAAGTCGACCGCGACCGTGCCGCCGATGCCGGCGTGAGCGTCGACCAGGTGGCCCGCACGGTCGAGACCATGCTGGGCGGCCGCGCCGTGACGCGCTACAAGCGCGACGCCGACCAGTACGACGTGCTGGTGCAGACCGAGATCCGCGGCCGCACCACGCCGGAAGACATCGACAAGCTCTTCGTGCGCGGCCGTGGCGACGCGATGGTGCCGCTGTCGTCGCTCGTGAAGGTGCGCGAGTCGGTGAGCCCGCGCGAGCTGAACCACTTCAACCAGCGCCGCTCGGTGTCGATCACCGCCAACCTGGCACCCGGCTATTCGCTCGGCGAGGCGCTGCAGTTCATGGACGACTCCGCCCGCAAGGTGCTCCAGCCGGGCTACTCGACCGAACTCAACGGCGTGTCGCGCGAATTCCGCTCGTCGAGCGGGGCGCTCGGGCTCGTGTTCGCGCTGGCGCTGCTCTTCATCTTCCTGGTGCTCAGCGCGCAGTTCGAGAGCTTCATCGACCCCTTCGTGATCATGCTGTCGGTGCCGCTGTCGATGGTGGGCGCGCTCGGGGCGCTGCAGCTCACGGGGGGCACGCTCAACGTGTATTCGCAGATCGGGCTCATCACGCTGGTGGGGCTCATCACCAAGCACGGCATCCTGATCGTCGAATTCAGCAACCAGTTGCGCCAGCAGGGCCGCTCGACCTTCGATGCGGTCACCGAGGCCGCCTCGTTGCGCCTGCGGCCCATCCTGATGACCACCGGCGCCATGGTGCTCGGCGCCGTGCCGCTGGCCATCGCGACCGGCGCGGGCGCCGAGAGCCGCCAGCAGATCGGCTGGGTGATCGTGGGCGGCATGTCGCTGGGCACCTTGCTCACGATCTTTGTGGTGCCGACGGTGTATTCGCTCTTCGCGCGCAAGTCGGTGCCGGGGGCGATCGAGACGCCGGCGGTGGACGACGAGGGCGGCGAGAAAGGCTCGCACCCCGCGCACGCCTGA
- a CDS encoding efflux RND transporter periplasmic adaptor subunit, which produces MKTLHTVVALVGISLAGGAAWWYQRKGPGPQGVEGAAASASAAPNASAARAAGGPGAPGGPVPVEVGKVEVISIADDAQGVGSLRSRQGVTLRPEVSGRISRLGFVDGQRVKRGQLLVQLDDTLQQAQLQQAEASASIARTNLQRNRELLAANFVSQSMVDQTAAALQVAEAQVALAKAQVSRMRIEAPFDGVVGIRVVNVGDYVKDGADLVNVEDISSVLLDFRLAERYVARLKTGQPVEAQLDAMPGRTFKGHVDAFDSVLDANGRSLLVRARLANPGGELRSGMFARTRIVFATRNNATVVPEEALVPLAGKQYLVKVVDGPKGKQSQRLEARIGMRLPGKVEILEGLSAGDQVVTAGQARLMREPLPLRIVDLNNPSRGAGSPGRAASGPARAASAGASAGASVVRPTAL; this is translated from the coding sequence GTGAAAACTTTGCATACGGTGGTGGCGCTGGTGGGCATCTCCTTGGCCGGCGGCGCCGCCTGGTGGTACCAGCGCAAGGGGCCGGGTCCCCAGGGGGTGGAAGGGGCTGCAGCGAGCGCATCGGCCGCACCGAACGCTTCGGCAGCCAGAGCGGCGGGTGGCCCCGGTGCTCCGGGTGGGCCCGTGCCGGTCGAGGTCGGCAAGGTGGAGGTGATCTCCATTGCCGACGATGCGCAGGGCGTCGGCTCGCTGCGATCACGCCAGGGCGTGACGCTGCGCCCCGAAGTGAGTGGGCGAATATCGCGCCTCGGGTTCGTCGACGGCCAACGCGTGAAGCGGGGCCAGTTGCTGGTGCAGCTCGACGACACCCTGCAGCAGGCGCAGCTGCAGCAGGCCGAGGCCAGCGCGAGCATCGCCCGCACCAACCTGCAGCGCAACCGCGAACTGCTTGCCGCCAATTTCGTGAGCCAGAGCATGGTCGACCAGACGGCTGCGGCCTTGCAGGTGGCCGAAGCCCAGGTTGCCCTGGCCAAGGCCCAGGTGTCGCGCATGCGCATCGAGGCGCCGTTCGACGGCGTGGTGGGCATCCGCGTCGTCAACGTCGGCGACTACGTGAAAGACGGCGCCGACCTCGTCAACGTGGAAGACATCTCGTCGGTGCTGCTCGACTTCCGCCTGGCCGAGCGCTACGTCGCGCGCTTGAAGACCGGCCAGCCGGTCGAGGCCCAGCTCGACGCGATGCCTGGCCGCACGTTCAAGGGCCATGTCGATGCGTTCGACTCCGTGCTCGACGCCAACGGCCGCTCGCTGCTCGTACGCGCGCGCCTGGCCAACCCGGGAGGCGAGCTGCGCTCGGGCATGTTCGCCCGTACGCGCATCGTCTTTGCCACGCGCAACAACGCGACGGTCGTGCCCGAAGAGGCGCTGGTGCCGCTCGCCGGCAAGCAATACCTGGTGAAGGTGGTCGACGGGCCCAAGGGCAAGCAATCGCAGCGCCTCGAGGCGCGCATCGGCATGCGCCTGCCGGGCAAGGTCGAGATCCTCGAAGGCCTGAGCGCCGGCGACCAGGTCGTCACCGCCGGCCAGGCCCGCCTGATGCGTGAGCCGCTGCCGCTGCGCATCGTCGACCTCAACAACCCGTCGCGGGGTGCAGGCAGCCCGGGCCGTGCGGCCAGCGGGCCGGCGCGCGCGGCCAGTGCGGGTGCCAGTGCCGGCGCGAGTGTGGTGCGGCCGACGGCGCTCTGA